In one window of Thermodesulfobacteriota bacterium DNA:
- a CDS encoding TIGR03960 family B12-binding radical SAM protein, which produces MTIDIKKLLPLVRKPSRYVGGEVNSIRKDLSRVKLAFGLGFPDAYEIGMSHLGIQILYQILNGREDIACERVFAPWSDMEKLLRERELPLSTLESGIPLNELDILGLSLQYELSYTNVLNILDLGRIPFFAKERKKDDPFVIGGGPVAFNPEPVAEFFDAFLLGDGEEAALEIADAVVEWKEKGREREEALRALARIPGVYVPSFFEPEYNEDGTVKRIVPLIEGYERVVKRTVPDINALPLPTRPVVPFMETVHDRVSVEIARGCTRGCRFCQAGMIYRPVREREPALIKRIIEETLSNTGYDEVSLLSLSTGDYTDIEALLSGLMRRFSEEKVAVSLPSLRVGTLNSALASEIRKVRKTGFTLAPEAGSERLRRLINKGITEEDLHAAARDIFTLGWSSVKLYFMIGLPTETEEDMLHIVRLAGCVKNIGKEASGRWPQINVSASSFIPKPHTPFQWEPQIMMEEGIEKQAVLRRELTKLKLGFKWHDADMSLMEGVFSRGDRRLSKAVLIAFRKGCRFDGWSEFFDFAKWKEGLSEAGLDPHFYTLRKRRFDEVFPWDHLETGATKKFLIKEYEKALELAGTPDCKAGKCSDCGLCDWKAIRPRSASGGADHGADEAKRPVPPDEVFRTRLRYSKTGEARLLSHLELMAAVIRGIRRAGLPIRYSQGFHPMPRLSFGQPLPVGIESVDEYMDMELSGKTEPAGLVEKLNREMPEGIRFLSASFLPLKLPLPSGIMTEYIITLMKDGPLGLDIDSERIDGLLRDFLSRDSIPVSIEKEGRTKDVDLRPLVGGLSRTDGLTLRLMLKKATGASVRPHDVLACLLGLPRESASLIPILKTRSVQ; this is translated from the coding sequence ATGACCATTGACATAAAAAAACTCCTTCCCCTCGTAAGGAAGCCTTCGAGGTACGTGGGCGGGGAGGTCAATTCGATAAGGAAAGACCTCTCAAGGGTAAAGCTCGCCTTTGGCCTGGGCTTCCCTGACGCCTACGAAATAGGCATGAGCCATCTGGGCATCCAGATACTCTATCAGATACTGAACGGCAGAGAGGATATCGCATGCGAGAGGGTATTCGCGCCCTGGTCCGACATGGAGAAGCTCCTCAGGGAAAGGGAACTACCGCTATCCACCCTCGAATCCGGCATACCGCTAAATGAGCTCGACATACTGGGCCTTTCTCTACAGTATGAGCTTTCCTATACGAACGTCCTCAATATCCTCGACCTGGGCCGCATCCCCTTTTTCGCTAAAGAGAGAAAGAAAGACGACCCCTTTGTCATCGGCGGCGGGCCGGTCGCCTTCAACCCTGAGCCCGTGGCCGAGTTCTTTGACGCCTTCCTTTTGGGAGACGGCGAAGAGGCCGCATTGGAGATAGCCGACGCCGTCGTCGAGTGGAAGGAGAAAGGCAGGGAAAGGGAAGAGGCTTTAAGGGCCCTTGCCCGCATACCGGGCGTCTACGTGCCCTCTTTCTTCGAGCCGGAATATAACGAGGACGGCACCGTGAAGAGGATAGTCCCGCTCATTGAGGGATACGAGAGGGTCGTAAAAAGGACCGTCCCGGACATTAACGCCCTGCCGCTTCCGACCAGGCCGGTCGTGCCCTTCATGGAGACGGTCCACGACAGGGTGAGCGTCGAGATAGCGCGCGGCTGCACAAGGGGCTGCAGGTTCTGCCAGGCCGGGATGATATACAGGCCGGTGAGGGAACGGGAGCCGGCGCTCATAAAGAGGATCATCGAAGAGACATTGAGTAATACCGGCTACGACGAAGTATCGCTTCTTTCCTTGAGTACCGGCGACTATACGGACATAGAAGCGCTCCTCTCAGGGCTGATGAGGAGGTTTTCCGAGGAGAAGGTGGCGGTATCGCTGCCTTCCCTGAGGGTCGGCACCTTGAATTCAGCGCTGGCCTCCGAAATAAGGAAGGTGAGGAAGACAGGCTTTACCCTCGCGCCCGAGGCGGGGAGCGAAAGGTTAAGGCGGCTCATAAACAAGGGCATAACCGAGGAGGACCTCCATGCGGCGGCCCGCGACATATTCACGCTCGGCTGGAGCTCGGTAAAGCTCTATTTCATGATAGGGCTACCCACTGAGACGGAAGAGGACATGCTCCATATAGTCCGGCTTGCCGGGTGCGTTAAGAACATCGGCAAGGAGGCCTCGGGCAGGTGGCCGCAGATAAACGTGAGCGCGTCTTCCTTTATCCCCAAGCCCCATACCCCGTTCCAGTGGGAGCCTCAGATTATGATGGAGGAGGGGATTGAGAAGCAGGCGGTCCTCCGGCGGGAGCTTACGAAACTGAAGCTCGGCTTCAAATGGCACGACGCGGACATGAGCCTCATGGAGGGCGTATTCTCCAGGGGCGACCGGAGGCTCTCGAAGGCGGTTCTCATTGCGTTCAGGAAAGGGTGCAGGTTCGACGGCTGGAGCGAGTTCTTCGACTTTGCGAAATGGAAGGAGGGGCTTTCCGAGGCAGGCCTGGACCCTCATTTCTATACGCTACGGAAGAGGCGCTTTGACGAGGTCTTCCCCTGGGACCACCTTGAAACAGGCGCGACAAAGAAGTTCCTCATAAAGGAGTACGAGAAGGCGCTTGAGCTTGCGGGGACCCCGGACTGCAAGGCAGGCAAGTGCTCGGACTGCGGCCTCTGCGATTGGAAGGCCATAAGGCCCAGGTCCGCCTCCGGCGGGGCGGATCATGGCGCGGATGAGGCGAAAAGGCCCGTTCCGCCGGACGAGGTCTTCAGGACGAGGCTCAGGTATTCGAAAACCGGCGAGGCAAGGCTTTTGAGCCACCTTGAGCTCATGGCCGCTGTCATCAGGGGCATAAGGCGGGCCGGCCTCCCCATAAGGTACTCGCAGGGTTTCCACCCCATGCCCAGGCTCTCGTTCGGGCAGCCTTTGCCGGTGGGTATCGAGTCAGTGGACGAGTACATGGATATGGAGCTGTCCGGAAAAACGGAACCGGCCGGGCTGGTGGAGAAGCTCAACCGGGAAATGCCCGAGGGGATAAGGTTCCTCTCCGCTTCCTTCTTGCCCTTGAAACTTCCGCTCCCCTCTGGTATCATGACTGAGTATATTATCACATTGATGAAGGACGGCCCTCTGGGCTTGGATATAGATTCTGAACGAATTGATGGGCTTTTAAGGGATTTTTTAAGCAGGGACTCCATTCCGGTAAGTATCGAAAAGGAAGGCAGGACAAAGGACGTAGACTTGAGGCCGCTCGTCGGCGGGCTTTCCCGCACCGACGGCCTGACGCTCAGGCTTATGCTCAAAAAAGCCACGGGCGCGTCTGTCCGGCCTCACGACGTGCTCGCGTGCCTTCTCGGCCTGCCAAGGGAATCCGCCTCCTTAATCCCCATCCTGAAGACCAGGTCCGTCCAGTAA
- a CDS encoding Rne/Rng family ribonuclease: protein MKNTKTELVISSNPFETRVALIEQGRLSEFYVERAKDRGITGNIYKGRIVRVLPGMQSAFVEIGIQRTSFLHVSDIKEPPEGFEEDEEEHKRHANVRIQDIVKEGQEIMVQAAKEPIGTKGARVTSYASLPGRYLVLMPTYDKIAISRRISSEKERRRLREIVSSMRQPGYGFIIRTVCEGMRKEDIQADMEFLIKLWKAILKKKEEVRTPGLVWAELDLTLRTIRDLFSEDIERLVIDSRDEYERAKKFLDEFMPHLAGRLELYEGKEDVFDAHGVEIELTDALERKVWLRSGGHIVIDQMEALTAVDVNTGKYVGKRSSEDTIVKTNLEAVNEIVYQLRLRNIGGIIVIDFIDMARQSDREKVYNTLKEALKADKARTNILKISELGIVEMTRKRVRESLSQSLCEPCPYCDGNAQIKAKDTIIMDIYRELARELPLRKKKATIYVSPSISERIKEDPAPIQDIERKFGKKVFIKPVERFHQERYEII from the coding sequence ATGAAAAACACAAAAACAGAACTTGTTATAAGCTCTAACCCCTTTGAGACCAGGGTGGCGCTTATCGAGCAGGGCAGGCTCTCCGAATTCTACGTGGAGCGCGCCAAGGACAGGGGCATAACCGGCAATATCTACAAGGGCCGTATAGTCAGGGTCCTTCCGGGCATGCAGTCCGCCTTCGTCGAGATAGGCATCCAGAGGACCTCGTTCCTTCACGTCTCCGACATAAAGGAGCCGCCCGAGGGCTTTGAGGAGGACGAGGAGGAGCACAAGCGGCACGCGAACGTCCGCATCCAGGACATCGTGAAGGAGGGCCAGGAGATAATGGTGCAGGCCGCGAAGGAGCCCATCGGCACCAAGGGCGCCCGCGTGACTTCCTATGCATCTCTCCCGGGCCGCTACCTTGTCCTCATGCCCACCTACGACAAGATCGCAATATCGAGGAGGATATCGAGCGAAAAGGAGAGAAGGAGGCTCCGCGAGATAGTCTCTTCCATGCGCCAGCCCGGGTACGGCTTCATCATACGGACCGTCTGCGAGGGCATGAGGAAGGAAGACATCCAGGCGGACATGGAGTTCCTCATAAAGCTCTGGAAGGCCATCCTCAAAAAGAAGGAAGAGGTGCGGACGCCGGGGCTCGTCTGGGCCGAGCTGGACCTTACGCTAAGGACTATAAGGGACCTCTTCTCCGAGGACATAGAAAGGCTCGTAATCGACTCCAGGGACGAGTACGAGCGGGCGAAGAAATTCCTCGATGAGTTCATGCCGCACCTTGCCGGAAGGCTTGAGCTCTACGAGGGCAAGGAAGACGTATTCGACGCGCACGGCGTGGAAATAGAGCTCACCGACGCGCTCGAAAGGAAGGTATGGCTCCGCTCCGGCGGGCATATAGTGATAGACCAGATGGAGGCCTTGACGGCCGTCGACGTAAATACCGGGAAATACGTGGGCAAGAGGAGCTCCGAGGACACGATAGTAAAGACGAACCTCGAGGCGGTAAATGAAATTGTCTACCAGCTCCGCCTCCGGAATATCGGCGGCATCATCGTAATAGACTTCATAGACATGGCAAGGCAGTCCGACAGGGAGAAGGTCTATAACACCCTCAAGGAGGCGTTGAAGGCAGACAAGGCCCGCACCAACATATTGAAGATCTCGGAGCTCGGCATAGTCGAGATGACGAGGAAACGGGTGAGGGAGAGCCTCTCGCAGTCGCTCTGCGAGCCCTGTCCCTATTGCGACGGGAACGCCCAGATAAAGGCCAAGGACACCATAATAATGGACATATACAGGGAGCTTGCGAGGGAGCTTCCCTTGAGGAAGAAAAAGGCGACCATCTACGTGAGCCCGTCGATCTCCGAGCGCATAAAGGAAGACCCCGCGCCCATACAGGATATAGAGCGCAAATTCGGGAAAAAGGTCTTTATTAAGCCGGTAGAGAGGTTCCATCAGGAAAGATACGAGATCATCTGA